From the Methanocaldococcus fervens AG86 genome, the window TTTAAAACTGGAGCACCACTTATCTTATTTTCCCTAAATATTTTTATAACATCTTCTAAATCATCGTCTTCATAAACTACAATAGGTTTTTTCATTACATCTTTTATCAACATTTATTTCACCACGTAATCTTCAATATTTAATCCTAACTCATTGCAAATCTCTTTTAATTGATCATATAGCTTTTCATCAATTTCAAATCCATTTTCTCTTTTCATCTTATTTCTCTCCTCTATTTCTCCTGGGATTAATATTTCAAAACCTTCTGCTGGTTCTGAATTTTTAATCTCTTCCAAAAGCTCATCAACTTTTTCTTTGAACTTATCTTTACCCATAAAAAATTCTGGATTTATTGCTATAAATAAATCCCCTTTGGTGCATCTTTCCTTTGGATTTGCTGTTCCTCTGACCTTAGTTCCTACTTCAGTCCCTCCAATAGCAGAAAGCATTTCAATAGCCAACGCTAAACCATATCCCTTTGGTCCTCCAAATGGTAGTATACATCCCTCTAATGCTTTTGCAGGGTCTGTTGTTAGTTTTCCATCTTTATCCACTGCACAACCTTCAGGAATTTTCATTTTTTTCCTTAAAGCTTCTAAAATCTTACCTCTTGCTATTGATGCCGTAGCCATATCTAATGAGAATTTATATTTATTCCCTTTAAAAGCTATCGCAATAGGGTTTGTTCCTAAAATTTTCTCTTTTCCTCCAAAAGGAGCCATTGCCGGTTCTGTGTTTGTTATGGTAATGCCGATCATATCGTTGTTCATAGCCAACTCTGAATAATAGCCAGCAATGCCAAAATGATTGGCATTTCTTGTAGCAACTGCCCCAATTCCAACATTTTTTGCCTTTTCTATAGCCAACTCCATAGCTTTTTTTCCAACAACTTGCCCTAATCCTAAATCTCCATCTACAACTGCTGTTGCTAAGCTCTCTTTAACTACTTTTATATTCGGATTTGGGTTTATATTTCCAGATTTTAAGCCAATTATATATTGTGAGAATCTTCCAATTCCATGAGATGTGAAGCCCTTTAAATCAGCATCAACAAAAACATCGGCAGTTATTTCAGCATCTTCTTCTGGGATACCAAATTTTTTCAACACGTCGATTATAAGCTTTTTTTCACTCTCTGGCGTTAAAATCATAATATCCCTCTTAAATTTAATCTATGGTTTTACATAAGTCATGTTGTAATAAACGATATCTCCATCTGCATCAACTATAGCTATTAACAACTTTTTCCTAACAGAATGGGCAACTCTAACAAAGCCAGTTAGCTCATTTAATAAGAAAGAGCTATCTTCGGTAAATACCTTAACCAAATAAACGGAGTGTTCTTTATCAATGTTTGCTCCTCTCTCATAAAGCCTAAAATCAGCTCCATACTTTAAACCTGTTTTTACTATATAGCCTCTACTTCTTAAATCTTTATAAACTAAATATTTTAGACATAGCCGCTCTTCAATATTTTTTGCGTATTCATACAACTCCTCAAAACTTAAAATTTTGTTGTTGTCTTTAACTGCCAACCATCCTAAATTTGTTAAATATAGAGCTTCAACTAAAGATAACGATAAAAAATTCCCTTCAACGTTTCCATAATGCTTTGATGATAGCTTAGATATTCCATTCTTGTCAAATACTATAACCCTATCTCCATCCAACGATCCAATTATTTTTTTGCCCATTTTATCTCTCACCAATTATTTTATAATCTCCAAACTTTAAACATATTGTTGGCGGTAAATAAATATTGTTATGGTTTAAGTTATCCAAATGAATCAATACGAGGTGGGTAAATGATATATCATCCAAGACCTTCACCAATAGCCGCTGCCATGTATCAACTTAGGGATTTAGGGGTTGATGCTATAATTTTACACGGTCCAAGTGGATGCTGCTTTAGAACAGCAAGATTATTGGAGTTAGATGGTGTCAGAGTATTTACAAGTAATATAGATGAAAACGCCATTGTTTTTGGAGCTTCAGAAAATTTAAAAAGAGCTTTGGATTATGCAATCAACTATTTAAAAAATGAGTTGAAGAAAGAAAAGCCAATGATTGGCATTGTTGGGACGTGTGCAAGTATGATTATTGGTGAAGATTTATGGGAATTTGTAAATGACGATAGGGCCATAATCATCCCAGTTGAAGTGCATAGTGGTAGTGGAGACAACACCGTTGGTGCAATAAAAGCTATGGAATCAGCTTTAAAATTGGGAATAATCGATGAAAAAGAATTTGAAAGGCAGAAGTTTTTATTAAAGAAGGCAACAGAAATTGAAAAAACGAGAGGTATGGCAAAGAAAGAGTATATAAAGCCAACGTATGATGATGATTTAAATGAAGCCATAAAAGCTTTAAAAGGTTTGAAAAAGAAAAATGCAAAAATAGCCTGTGTTTTAAATGCTAAAAAAGAAACTGCCTATTTGTTTGCTCATCCTTTAATTGTGTTGAATAAGTATTTTAATTGCGTAAATATAGCCAATTTAGATACAAATAAAGGACTTCCAAAAATAAGAAG encodes:
- the comC gene encoding L-sulfolactate dehydrogenase, translating into MILTPESEKKLIIDVLKKFGIPEEDAEITADVFVDADLKGFTSHGIGRFSQYIIGLKSGNINPNPNIKVVKESLATAVVDGDLGLGQVVGKKAMELAIEKAKNVGIGAVATRNANHFGIAGYYSELAMNNDMIGITITNTEPAMAPFGGKEKILGTNPIAIAFKGNKYKFSLDMATASIARGKILEALRKKMKIPEGCAVDKDGKLTTDPAKALEGCILPFGGPKGYGLALAIEMLSAIGGTEVGTKVRGTANPKERCTKGDLFIAINPEFFMGKDKFKEKVDELLEEIKNSEPAEGFEILIPGEIEERNKMKRENGFEIDEKLYDQLKEICNELGLNIEDYVVK
- the endA gene encoding tRNA-intron lyase — its product is MGKKIIGSLDGDRVIVFDKNGISKLSSKHYGNVEGNFLSLSLVEALYLTNLGWLAVKDNNKILSFEELYEYAKNIEERLCLKYLVYKDLRSRGYIVKTGLKYGADFRLYERGANIDKEHSVYLVKVFTEDSSFLLNELTGFVRVAHSVRKKLLIAIVDADGDIVYYNMTYVKP
- the cfbD gene encoding Ni-sirohydrochlorin a,c-diamide reductive cyclase catalytic subunit, whose amino-acid sequence is MIYHPRPSPIAAAMYQLRDLGVDAIILHGPSGCCFRTARLLELDGVRVFTSNIDENAIVFGASENLKRALDYAINYLKNELKKEKPMIGIVGTCASMIIGEDLWEFVNDDRAIIIPVEVHSGSGDNTVGAIKAMESALKLGIIDEKEFERQKFLLKKATEIEKTRGMAKKEYIKPTYDDDLNEAIKALKGLKKKNAKIACVLNAKKETAYLFAHPLIVLNKYFNCVNIANLDTNKGLPKIRRDAKNILNRFKADYITGGLDEYPITGEKAVEILNDLDVDAVVVSGVPHALPIEKIDKDVVKIGISDGPRTYHPIKEIYNYAIVELDAHAKVLGKRDIVKSRFGEILDYTLRDAVQPL